GTGGGGTGGTGACGATCACCGCGCCGGTGACGGGCACGCTCTGAAGCAGCGTCAGTTGGGCGTCGCCGGTACCGGGGGGAAGGTCGACGATCATGTAATCGAGGTGGCCCCACTCGACGTCCTCCCAGAGCTGCGTGAGGACCTTATGAACCATCGGACCCCGCCAGATCACGGGGTCGTCCTTCCCCACCAAAAAGTCCATGCTCATGAGTTTCATCCCGAACTTCTCGGGGGGAATGATGACTTCCTCCTCGGTGGCCTGCGGGCGCTGGTCGGCGTCGACCATTCTCGGTACATTTGGTCCGTAGATGTCGGCGTCGAACAGGCCGACCCGTGCGCCGAGTTGGGAGAGACCGGCCGCGAGATTAACTGCAACGGTCGATTTCCCGACGCCGCCTTTTCCCGAGGAAACGGCGATGACGTTCTCGACGTTCGGGAGCACCTGCTCGTCGGCCGACAGCCCGCTGTCGACGTGTGCCGAGAGGTCGAGTTCTCGATCGAGATCGGAAAGCGCTTCGCGGACGTCGGCGGCGATCCCCGTCTCGGTCGGCGAGTAGGGCGCGCCGAGCGCCAGCGAGATCGACACCCGATCGGGGTCGACGGCGACCTCGTTGACGAGGCCGAGCGAGACGATGTCGTCGCCGAGGTCGGGGTCCTCGACTCCGCGCAGGCGATCGAGGACGGCGTTTTCGTCCATGGTCGCGATAGGCGTTCTCGCGCCGATAAGGCTTCTGAACGGTCGCGTTGTGGACACAATATGTATGTCGGTCGACCGAGTAGTATGGCCATCCCACGGCGGAGGGAGGGAGACAATGGATCCGCACGAACACGACACCAGCGGCCGAACGACAGTACGATCGGCCGACGGGGCCGCCGCAGTGGACTCCGACGCCGACGCCCTCGCCGATGAACTCGGTCGGATCCAACTCCGGTCGGTCGATGACCATCGATTGCGCGCACGGATCGCGACCGTCGTCGACCACGACGCCGAGACGATCCGGCTGTGGTACCGGCTTCCCCACGACGCCTACGTCGTCGAGGAGTTCGAGAAACCGATTCCGTGGAGCGACCGCTTCAAGTTCGCGCGCGTGATCGAAGATATGGGTTACAGCCCCAGCAGTCTCGGCGGTATCGAAGGCGAGGAGATCGTCCTCGAACGGGTCGACGGAGAGTGGCGCGCCGAGGACCCGGAGCGACGGCTCGACGAATCGGTCCCTCACGTCGGGAGTGATATCGGACCGGTCGCCGGCCTCGGGTTCGGGATCACGGTGCTCTATCTCCTCTCGCTGTACGTCGTTACCGTCGATGCGCTGAACGTCGTCGGGGCGCTCGCCGCGGCGTTCATGTTCTGTTTCCTCACGCTGCTGGTCGCCCGTTCGTGGTAACCAGTACTGGTTACCTCACGGTCGAACGTGACCATCAGTTTAAGTTCCTCCGCTTGATAGAGGAAGTCATGAGTGTCCTCGCCGACGATTTCGGACGGGAGGTGACGGGGGTTCGGATCTCGTTGACCGATCGGTGTAACTTCGACTGCGTGTACTGTCACAACGAGGGACTC
The sequence above is a segment of the Halalkalicoccus subterraneus genome. Coding sequences within it:
- a CDS encoding Mrp/NBP35 family ATP-binding protein — encoded protein: MDENAVLDRLRGVEDPDLGDDIVSLGLVNEVAVDPDRVSISLALGAPYSPTETGIAADVREALSDLDRELDLSAHVDSGLSADEQVLPNVENVIAVSSGKGGVGKSTVAVNLAAGLSQLGARVGLFDADIYGPNVPRMVDADQRPQATEEEVIIPPEKFGMKLMSMDFLVGKDDPVIWRGPMVHKVLTQLWEDVEWGHLDYMIVDLPPGTGDAQLTLLQSVPVTGAVIVTTPQDVALDDANKGLRMFGRHDTVVLGIAENMSGFVCPDCGSEHEIFGKGGGKAFAEENELPYLGGIPLDPSVRTGGDEGKPIVLDSDSETGDAFRVLTENVANNVGVTKRQQQSQK